One window of Nicotiana tomentosiformis chromosome 11, ASM39032v3, whole genome shotgun sequence genomic DNA carries:
- the LOC138901974 gene encoding uncharacterized protein: protein MGYRAYILVGERPLAADVQTLANQFVRLDASESSRVLACTVARSSLYERIRERQYDDPYLLVLKDTVWHGGAKQVVMGEDGILWMQGGICVPNVDGLRELILEEAHSSRLAKSAHFNPVAVTNYSERLAEIYIREIVRLHGVPVSIISDLSTQFASYFWRVVQRELGTWVELSTTFHPQSDGQSERTIQIL from the exons atgggctaccgtgcgtatattctggttggtgagaggccgttagctgcagatgttcagactttggccaatcagtttgtgaggttagacgCTTCAGAGTCCAGtagggttctagcttgcacagtcgctcggtcttccttgtatgagcgcatcagagagcgacaatatgatgatccttatttgcttgtccttaaggacacagtatggcacggtggtgccaagcaggttgttATGGGGGAAGATGGCATTCTTTGGATGCAGGGTGGTATTtgcgtgcctaatgtggatggacttcgtgaattaattcttgaagaggcccacagttcccg attggccaagtcagcacattttaatCCAGTTGCAGTTACCAATtattcagagcggttagctgaaatttacattcgtgagattgtccgccttcatggtgtgcccgtgtctattatttcagatctaAGTACGCAGTTCGcttcatatttctggagggttgtacaacgtgagttaggaacgtgggttgagttgagtacaacatttcatcctcagtcagacggacagtcagagcgcactattcaaatattatga